Sequence from the Canis lupus baileyi chromosome 24, mCanLup2.hap1, whole genome shotgun sequence genome:
TTGTCTCTGTTGTCAACACCAGGATCTATCTCCAAAATCAACTCAACTCAAGCATCTCTCGGGTGCTTATACAACATCAAATTCAAGGAAGAGCTTCCCAGTGTGAGGAGTTGTAAAAAGCACGGGACACCTCTGGAACTTGGGATGTCTCTGCATGGCTTTGAAACCAATGGGACTAAATGAATAAAGTCATGCCTCATAGCAGGGGTGGATGAGCAGATTAGAATTCTTCTTCCATCCTTTCTTGTCTACTGTGTCTCCCTCAAGGCCACATGTTCTCAATTCTTTGAGCCTAATGCCTGGCATATTATTGGCCCTATAATGGAAGAGGAAGTGGAAAGATGAATGAAAGCATAAATAATCAGATTATGGGAACAAGTATTCAATGTCATCTTGCTCCCTAAACTAAGCCATAAGCCTGGGTATCCTTCATAGATTCTTCTAGAACCCTCTTTCACTCCTGCGTAACATTCATGGGTGACCCTACATACCTAGAACCCATAAAGCAAACCCCTGTTATTATAAGGTCCGTACTTGAGGCTGAGATAACAGGTGAATGAGACACAGTCCCCATCCACAAAGAGCTCACAGTAGTgacttctgcttctcttcccaagCCCCTGTCAACTTTTGTCTCCACTTTGGAGCCCATGTGAGGAATTCAGTGCTAGGATCTattttctgttctcctttttGTCTCAGCCCTAAGGTGATTCCCAGGAAcacagctgactttttttttgggcggggggggggggggggggatgagttttgagtatttattacctatttttttctcaagtcaTTTTTTATTGTAGCAGAATATACGTAATTTactcttttgaccatttttaattgtACTGTTTAGTGACATGAAGAATCTTCACTTAATTGTGCAGCCATCACTtccatccatctccagagcttTGCACTTTCCCCAACCAAAATTCTGACCCCATTAAACACTATCTCCCCACTCCTTACCTCTTCCCAGCCTTTGGCAGCCACTATTCTGTTTTATCCATTTGACTACTCTTAGGTAGTCAAATAAGTGAAGCATAATATTTGCActttggtttattattatttattatttggcttatttcacttagcatactgtcTTTAAGGTTCAGCTATGTCCATAGACATattagattttttcctttttaagtttaaataataCTTCACTGTATGTATACAACACATTCATTTATCCACTTGTCCACCAATGggtatttgggttgcttccacctttttcACAGTGACTTTGATGACTTGCACTCCATGCAGATGGAGAAAAggagtcctttttaaaaaaagctttttaattgaaattttaggtagttaacatacagtgcggTATTcatttctggagtagaattcagtgattcatcacttatttaCAACACTCAGTGCTAGAAGAATGGAATCTTCAATCTACACATATTTGGGGGATGAGAGCCACTTCCCTCATTCCCACTGTGAGATGGAGGGAGGCACATAAGACACCAGCAGATGTCACCActcaattaaaaatactttataataatatttagtaGCTAGTACATGCTTATGGTACGAAGTTTGGAAAATATAGCAAAGTGTCAAAAAGAAGTAAGAATTGCCTCTAATGTCCACACCCGGATATAACACAGGTGATCTGTATATACACAGAAAAAAGGATTGGAAAAGAGCAGTTAGGTTGTCTTTGTCCACTGgggctgctataataaaaaatagcacagattgggtggcttataaacaacagacattcatTTCTTACCACTCTGGAGGCTGGAGAGTCTAAgaccaaggtgctggcagattcggTGTTTGATAGGAGCCTACTTACTTCCTGGTTCAGAGACAATGCTTTCTCcctgtcctcacatggtagaagcAAGGAGGAAGCCTTCTGGGGTCTCTTTGATAAGAACACagatcccattcatgagggctccaccctcaagaCCCGATTACCTCCCAAAgcccccacctcctaataccatcacatcagGGAGTAGGGTTTCAGGATATGAATTTACTGGCAGAGGGGACTGCGAACATTCAGTCTATAGTACTGGTAATAATAGCTTTCTCCGGAAATAAATTAGCTGTGCTTGTTTCTCCTTGAGTCTGCTTTAGGAAGCCCCCAGGAGGCAGTCTCTGTACCTGCAAGGGTATGAGCCCCCAGACCCAGTCGCCGCAGCCCATGTGTGCCTCGGGAGCTAGAGAAGCAAAGGCAGCACACAGACCTCATGCACATGTGTGATGCGCAGGGAGATGTTAGTTCACGTACATATAAAGCCTCACTCCCATTAGAGAGCTCCTAATAATTAGGCTCCAGAATTTGTGGTTTGGACAGAAGCAGCTCTAGAGGGAGTTTGTATTGAGACAGCAAATCTATGGAGGAAGCTTCTCATTGCCAGGATCCCCtgctccgccccccaccccccgtgtgcCCCTGGAGGGCCCCCTGGGAGAGCTGTGGACTGTTCTTTCTAGTCCCCAGAGAAGCCACTGGGGACTACCAGCCTTTTCCACCTGCCCTTTGGGGTTTTGGGGGGGCTGGGAAGAAATGCAGAACCCCTGAGTGAGGTAGGAGCCCCCAAGCAAGGAAATGTGGTCCAAGCGTGAGGTGTGATGTGGCACTGAGGGTGAGGGTGGCTGGTGGTCAGGGGCCAGATTCTCCTGAAAGGCACCAGAAATCAATGTAATTGTCAATTTCTCATGAGTCTTTGAGTTGAAACCTGAGAAAATCAACTCAGGATGGCCTTTCTTCCCAAACACACCCTGGAAAAGCCTATTAAAATAAGTAATTCCAACATGCTGAAATTCACATGGAACCCCTCCCACACCCCCTCTTCCTCTAGTTGGGCTCAAACCACAAATGCACGAGGCCATGGGGTCTTTGGGCCCCAATAACTGTAGCAGCCACCACTTCCCCTACCCAGGCCCCTGCAGTTCTCAGGAGCTGTAGTGGGCACGATCCCATTTGTTCCCTCCCTGCACCCGTCCTCAGGAGTAGGCAGGGCGAAGAGTGTCTATCCTTAACCATAGATAAGACAAAACTCCAGAGGGTTTGAGTGCCCTGTCCAAGCCCTGAGTCAGGACTCAGAGCCACATTCACAAACTCCgggagggcagctggggtggTGTGACAGGTTGGAGGAGAGATGGAACACCAGTGATGGAATTGCTGCTCTAAGACTAGGGACAGAGTGTGCTGGCGGATGTGAAGGAAGCAGATAGAAGAGGTTTCGTGACTCCTCCACTAATAATAATTCAGATTCCCCTCACACAGTTggagattacattttaaaatccctctcactcatattcttttttcttttcaaattgtggtaaaatatgcatgaCCTAAAAATTTACCGTTAGTGACATTCAAAATGTGCAAACATCACTGCTATCTAGTTCCAGAATATTCTCATCATCCAAAAAGAAAGCCCATGCCCATCATCTGTATTGAGAGTCAGCGCCCGGTCCTGAGGACATGGCTGGTGCCGGACACAGAGTCTGCATTTGATACATGCAAGGTGTACCTGAACCTGAGACATCCCCACTCTGCCAATAAGAAgtgttgttaaaaagaaaaaagtgctaaTTTGAATATGTAAACTTTTTAGggtaatatttaatgttttttttctattaacaGATGTTATAAATCACCTACTATATGTATTAATACATTAACTTAAAAATGTGGCTTTTCTCCAACTCCCCCTGTTACAAAACATTGAACACTCGCTCCAACCTTTGACATTAGTGTTATTCTCACCACAAGAACCATATCCACATTCTGGCCTTTGTCATTGTCCCTACTGTCTAAAGAAAGTTggctaatttttttattaatccagaaggtattcattttttaataataactcTTTTGAGGTACAGTTCACGTTactataaaattcatcctttgaAAATGGACATTTTGGagaattttagtatattcacagagttgtacaatGGACACCACTTTATCACTGCAGAACATTTtgatcaccccaaaaagaaaccctgtatcagtgatccctcttctccctccccccaacccagCCCCTGCAACTGCTAATCTGCTTCCTGCCTCCGCAGATTgatctatttcaaatatttcatatacattgAATCATATAATGTgtggtttttatgtttttggcATCTTTCACTttgcatgttttcaaggttcatccatgctataGCAGGTGTCaacactttattcctttttatgacccAGGCTTCCATTGTATGAACATACCATCAGTTGTGTGTTTGCTCATCAGCTGACTGGCATTTGGGTGCTTCCAatttgggctattgtgaatagcgCCTGAAGTCTTCTACTGACCATCCTTTGCAGTATGGTCATCTCTGTTTTAGAAATGCAGCTCCGAGTCCAGAACAATGGGGACTTCATTCTCAGCTTGTACCCCCTCTGTCCAGTGGGTCAGGGCTTATCTGAGGGCACAGTAGCTGGTTGATGCCAGAGGACGAGGAAGATGTTAGTTGCTCAGTTAAGCCAGGGAGAGCCCAAAGCCCTCAACTCCTGGGAGGCCTGTTGGCTCCCCTTTCATAGCTCTgtgacgtgtgagaaacaaacgACCTGAGTCCCTCTCCATGGCATGACCCTAAGACCCTTTCTATGGCTTGTTCAGGTTCCACAGTGAGAGGAGCTGTGCAGAATCCAGTGGGAGCTCTGCTGTGTCAGCACCTGGAAGCATTACTAGGGAAGCAGGTCCAAGCCTCAACCCACAGCAAAGCCCCAGCCTGCCCTCCTTCTGATGTCCAGGGGAAGCCAGACCCCGGTCCACTGAAGCCATGGGCTCCTCCCACTCTGCAGTCCTATCCATGACACAGCTTGGTCTGTGGTGGCTCCTTCTGATCCCAGCAGGTGAGTGGGTGTCATCACTAGGACATCACGTCACACCTGTGGGCTCCCATGCAGCATGGAGGAGACTCCTGCAGGTGGGCTCACAGCAACTGCCAAGGAACTTCCAGTAGCTCATTCTGCAGTGAGAAGGTGACTGGATGCTCACAGCTCTGGGCGCGTCACCTTGAACGTCCGCCAGCTTCAGTGTTGCTCGTCTGCAGAGTGTGAACCTGCCCGGGCTGTTGTGGGGAGCACATGAAATGAAAGTCTGTGACTAGCACCTGGGATGCAGTAGGCACTCGATACATGGCAACTATTGTTCATGTGTTTTTCTGGGTTTTAGCGCAGTCACCTTGGCTTGCTCAGGCAGCAGAAGCACGCAGGGTGAAACCGTTTGCAAAACATGGTGAAAATGGTCTTGAGTGATTCATCAATTTTGGGACACTTGGCCCGGTTGATAAGAAGGAGCAAAAGCCAGTGGTTTGAGCAAAAATGGGGGAGATGCCTGAAGTGGCAGAGGATTTTGTGGTTGGCATTAGCCAGTGGTTCATTGACAAGTGGATGGGAATGAAAGGCTCACTGAGATGCATGAAGCCCTTCTGTCTGATGCTCACCCCATACTGACCAAGTATCTCCCCCATACTGCTGTCCCTTGGGGCTCCTCAGTTCAAGGCTGCATCTTTTCTCCAGGTCTGGCGTCCTCTCCACTCCActgcctcttccttcctctctagcACTTACTTCCTTGCCCTCGTATCTAATAGTCACAGAGTAATGGCCATTTCTTGAGCTCTAAGTGTGCACTGCTTGCTTCATTAAGCTCCATTATACACTCTTATATTCAATCCTCAACAGTGTTTTGAGATAGGTTCTGGATAGTGtccccaattttacagatgaggacactgagattGAGTGGTTCTGATTTGGTGGGAGAGGGACCAGAGCACCCACCACCATGGACTCCCAGAGACCCCACTCTTCCTTCCTGTTCACAGGGTCAGCACAGCGAGCCTCCCATACCCAAGCTGAGGACCGCCTCTTCAAACACCTCTTTAAGGGTTACAACCGCTGGGCGCGGCCAGTGCCCAACACCTCGGATGTGGTGATCGTGCGCTTTGGGCTGTCTATTGCCCAACTCATTGATGTGGTGCGCCTGTCCCCCCGTGCTTCACCCCCTTGGGATCAGCCCCagtccttcttccctcccttcccagcttcatttctcctccttcccactctcccagccctgcagcccccccTGGCAGGGCCTTGATTGGCAGCAGTGGGCTGTCTAGGAGCTCTGTGTGTTCTATTTGACATGAACCCTGAGGATCCAAGGGGCCCCTGTGATCCTGAAGAATTCGAGTAAGTGTGGCAGTGTCAGAAGAGGGTGGCAGGCTGGGCTGGGCGTGGGGTGTCATGTAAGAGGTTCTTCTGGTGAGTAGGGGCCCTGCATCAGCCCAGCCCACTCTACATTGTtaggggtgggggctggctcCATCACAATGTTGTTCTTAATCTCTCTACTGATCAGGATGAGAAGAACCAGATGATGACCACCAACGTCTGGCTAAAGCAGGTGAGAGCATCTTCCCTGGTTGAGGCAAGAGGAGGGGTGGGAGTCCACTGACCCCAGACACTCCCAGGAACTGTCTCACAAACAGTGGGATTCTGGATTCATGTTTCAAGTAAGC
This genomic interval carries:
- the LOC140616371 gene encoding neuronal acetylcholine receptor subunit alpha-2-like, with translation MEETPAGSAQRASHTQAEDRLFKHLFKGYNRWARPVPNTSDVVIVRFGLSIAQLIDDEKNQMMTTNVWLKQEWTDYKLHWNPADFGNITSLRVPSEMIWIPDIVLYNK